One Stratiformator vulcanicus genomic window, GACGCTCAAATTGCGTCGGCTGCCGACGTTTGCGGAAATTAATCAGCACGCGCGAATGTCGGATAATCCGTTTCGCAATCGTTTCGGGTCGATGGACACGATCCAGCGGAAATTCCGCAAGTGGTTGAAAACGGCAAGGAAGGACTTAAATGAAATGGAAATGCATGGGGAGGCAGCCCCGGACGATGGCGGGGCGAGGTTGGTCTTTCAGCGCTGGTCGGCGTTAAAGCCCGGGTTCGCCCTCAAGTCGAGCGAGTATCGCACGGGCGAACGGATCGACCGGCACCACATCGATTTTCTCGTCGTAATGGATCACGACTGGCCGGGCTGCCCGTGGCCGGTCGTGTTGTTGGGCAATGTGTGGCGCGGGCAGGTCGCGTCCGAAGACGACGAGTCGACGCGACAGGGGTGATGATCGCTGCGCCGGAACCCGAATCGTCTTGCGAACAGTAATTGGGGGGCGTAGTTTGGAGTGCCCATTTGATCGGTCTGTCAAACGGGCGGCGTGCGGGGTCGCCGAGCTGCGCACCTGAGTTGAGCGACCGATCCATTCGAACTCTCGGCAGGAGATTTTTCTGATGTACGGCGTGATGCGGTTTGCCGCTGTGTTCTGTTGCCTTAGCCCGCTTGCTCACGCCCAGCTTGGAGGCGAATCGGGAGCGACCGACGGACCGGTCAGCGTGGAAGACGGTCAGGTAATCGATTCGAGCCCGATCCTGCAGGAGCAGGAGAACAATCTCGGCATCTTCCCGAAAGATGATCCGAAGAATAAGAAAAAGGACAACACCGAGCCGGGCGCGTCAGATCGTCATTTCATGTCGCTCTCTGAGGCGGCCGACTCGGTCAAGACTGCGCCGCAGCAATGGGACTATTTTCGCCACGTGAATCTGGCCGCCGATCACCTGCGAGCGGCAACCTTCCATTTGCATCAAGCCGGGCATCACAAGCTGGCCACGGCTTTGGAGAAAAGGCTCGCCGAAGGTGATCTCGATGCCACGCGGGACGGCAAGTCAGGCGATGCCGACGAGAGCGATCCGTCCAAGCCGCCGAAAAAATTGACTGCCGACGAAGCCGATCAGGAGATTCAACAGTTAATCGACAGCACCAAAGGCGACTGATTGTCGATAGCACGGTGATTCCAATCGTCGCCGGACCTGCTGCAACTGTCGCGAATTAATTCGATCTCAAATTAAAACGGGGTCGCCGCTTAATTGCGGCGTCCCCGTTTCGTATTCACCAATAGTCGTTTAACGCACTAGGCAAGCCATGCGGCTTCTTAATTGACCACCGAGTCCGCTTGCAATTATTGGATTCCACCGGCGGTCACGAGCGAAATACCAAGAGCGTTGAGGCCATTGGCCGAACGTTGAACATAACTGGGGAATTTGTTCCGCACAAAAAATCCAGCATCGGGTTTCTTTTGTCGAAAAGAGGCCATTGCTTCGCCCGCCGGTTTATCGTCGGTGCGTAAATAGGCTGGTGCAGTCTTATACTTACTGCTTCGGCTCCAGGCGGTCTCTCCGCCGGCAACAATTTTGATACTGAGATCGTACACCGGCATGCTGAACGTCTCACCAGGGCCATCGGGTCGCGCGAACGAACGGAGCGGAGGCCCGAGTCGGCTCTGAGTCTTGTAGTAGGTCACGTCTTCATTGCCGGCCGACGTCGCGCTGGCAACGACTTGCACATTTGCATTCGGCGTGACGCGGAATCCGGCATTCTCCAAGTTCTCTTTGATCGCGGCTTCGACTGCCGACACCGACTCGGCCGCTCGAACGTTCGAGACGTCGATTGAAACCTCTGACCCGGGTTTCAGTACAAAAAGCGTCGGATCATTGGCCGCGACTTCAAGTGCTTTCAGCGCCGCCGGATGAGGGAGCTTGCCGCCGTAGATCACTTCCGTCTTCGAACGGTAGTCCTTAATTACGAACCACGTCAGCCCGCCAACTGTAAACACGGCTTCTTTGGAGCCGGAGTAATTCCAGAGCGCGATGCGGCTTTCAGTGTCATAGACAATTGAATCCTTAATCATCAGATACCGGTTGTCGAGCATCAAAAGACCCCGCGTCGAGTGATCATCCGGATCAATTGAGGCGACCAGGTCACCGGTCCGAAAATCCCAGATATGCACGTCTCGAACGCCGGCAGCGACAAGTCTTTCCCCAGAGGGAGAAAACGTCAGCCTGGAATTTCCGATTTCCACCTTCGGTATTGAAGCGACTGTTACGCGGCGCTCCAGATCGATAACCAACAGATGCTTTTTGGGCGCCACAACGAGATATCGCCCGCCAGGACTGACCGCAATCGCGTCGCTATCTACTGATGGTAACCTGGCCAAAGGACTAAATTTAATGCCATCCCAGATAATTAGTTCGTTCGCCTTCCCGATCGTCAAAAAGGTGTCCCCGGCACCATAAGCCCCCCATTCAATGTCGCGACGGGTAAAAAGTTCTTGTTGATAAGGTTCGGAAATGAATTCACGCGAAATCTTACTCCCAGAAATATCCCACTGCTCCAAACGGGCCGCGTTGCCGAAGCCCCTTCCTTCGCTGCGGACGAGGATTTTATGTCCGGTCTCGTCGATTGCTAGCGGGACACATTCCGAATCTTCAACTAAGGAACGCGTCATCCGTCCTTCTTTGAGATCGCAAATTTCCAGTCGAGTCGATTTGCTGACACGGTCGGCGAATCCATCATGCGTGTAGCCCAACAGCAATGTCGCGGACTTTGAGCTGATCAGCGTCGCCTGGTGCTTCTCGAAGGCATCACGTCTGGGCGGCGTTGTAATCGGACGACCACCGCGTACCGTCACCCGCGGCTGAGGATCGGGTTCGAGCGACCACCTGGTCTCGATCGGGTCGGTATTGAGTTCGGGCACCTCTTGCAGATCGAATTGAACGTATTTCAGGTCGTTCGACGATCCGCCGGAAGAGTCATTCGAATTACCACTGTCGTCGACGGGGGCGAACGGATTCTCGACCATCGCTTTTGCCGCACGTTCAGCGAAATCGCGGTCCGCAGCACTGAGTTGAGATAGCTTGACTTCAAATTCTTTGCCGGAAGGTTGCTCCAGCGTGACGGTCTGATCGACCAGTTTGACGAACTTGCCTTCCAGATCGAATCGTCCGGTCGCGTCTTTCCACGTTCGCTGCTGGTCGAATTCACCGGCCGCCGCCGGCGTCGCCAATGCCACCACGAAGATGAAAGCGAGCGATGTCGAGAATGCGCGAAAACAATGTGACATCAGTGTTCTTCCAGTTTGTGATCGAAACGAAGTTTGGCTGACCGGGCAAATTAGACCTGAATGGCCCAAATGAACATGACTTGAACGCATTTGACCACCAGTGAATCCAGAGACTAAATAGCGCTGAGCGATCAAGCAACCGGGAGCGTGGCTCGCTTGAAATATTTCGCAGCATCACGGCCACTCGCCCCGAAATCGTGCAACTCGGACGAAAACTTTGCGAAGCCAGTGCCCTCAAGCCATCCGGACACTACAATGCGTCATTCGAGTTGGATCACTAATGAGGAGAAATATAATGCTGCGATCTCTTGTTGCTGCCTGTTTCGTACTGTGCGGTGCCGTTGCGTCAGCCGAAGATTCGGAACTGTTCGACCGAGAAATGGACCTGCTCAACGGGCAGACCGTTGATCTGTCTCGTTTCGAAGGTCGTGTCGTGATGATCGTGAATGTGGCGAGCCGGTGCGGCGCGACTCCGCAATATGAGCCGCTGCAGGCACTTTACGAGAAGTACAAAGACCAAGGCTTTGTCGTTGTCGGCTTTCCCTGCAATCAGTTTGGTCGTCAAGAACCGGGCACGGCGAAGCAAATCCAAGAATTCTGCTCGGCGAACTACGATGTCACCTTCCCGCTGTTCGCCAAGATCGACGTCAACGGAGCCGATGCCGCCGACATCTACAAGCACCTCACGTCCGAAGAAGCCTACCCGGCTGACGCCGGCAAGGTGAAATGGAACTTCGAGAAGTTCCTGATCAGCCGCGATGGCGAAGTCGTCGAACGTTTCCGGACGCGGGTCCAGCCCGATTCGGAAAAAGTCGTCAAAGCGATCGAGCGAGAGTTGGCCAAGAAAGCGTCCGATTCTTCAGCGGAATGACCGCGGTTTATCCGCAGATTTGCAGGCGGGGGAGGGGAGTTCGCCTCCTCCGCCTTTATTCAATGGCTCTGACGAGCCGCTCGCGTGACGTATCTGGCAGGATGGCTGCTTTGGGTGAAACACAGAGACCGGACCCGCAAGCGGGCTCCAAGCGCATCATGCAATTGCGGGGCGAGGTGCCGACCGAAGCCGATCGTGCCAGGGTCGACCTCGCAGGGCTTTGCCGTGCGAGTGCCGATCCGGACGAAACCCGGCGAGAGCAAGCCGTCGCTACGATCGAGAATCTGGGCACCCCGCAGCCG contains:
- a CDS encoding glutathione peroxidase; the protein is MLRSLVAACFVLCGAVASAEDSELFDREMDLLNGQTVDLSRFEGRVVMIVNVASRCGATPQYEPLQALYEKYKDQGFVVVGFPCNQFGRQEPGTAKQIQEFCSANYDVTFPLFAKIDVNGADAADIYKHLTSEEAYPADAGKVKWNFEKFLISRDGEVVERFRTRVQPDSEKVVKAIERELAKKASDSSAE
- a CDS encoding SHD1 domain-containing protein, which gives rise to MSHCFRAFSTSLAFIFVVALATPAAAGEFDQQRTWKDATGRFDLEGKFVKLVDQTVTLEQPSGKEFEVKLSQLSAADRDFAERAAKAMVENPFAPVDDSGNSNDSSGGSSNDLKYVQFDLQEVPELNTDPIETRWSLEPDPQPRVTVRGGRPITTPPRRDAFEKHQATLISSKSATLLLGYTHDGFADRVSKSTRLEICDLKEGRMTRSLVEDSECVPLAIDETGHKILVRSEGRGFGNAARLEQWDISGSKISREFISEPYQQELFTRRDIEWGAYGAGDTFLTIGKANELIIWDGIKFSPLARLPSVDSDAIAVSPGGRYLVVAPKKHLLVIDLERRVTVASIPKVEIGNSRLTFSPSGERLVAAGVRDVHIWDFRTGDLVASIDPDDHSTRGLLMLDNRYLMIKDSIVYDTESRIALWNYSGSKEAVFTVGGLTWFVIKDYRSKTEVIYGGKLPHPAALKALEVAANDPTLFVLKPGSEVSIDVSNVRAAESVSAVEAAIKENLENAGFRVTPNANVQVVASATSAGNEDVTYYKTQSRLGPPLRSFARPDGPGETFSMPVYDLSIKIVAGGETAWSRSSKYKTAPAYLRTDDKPAGEAMASFRQKKPDAGFFVRNKFPSYVQRSANGLNALGISLVTAGGIQ